Below is a genomic region from Anoxybacillus flavithermus.
ATGTTTCATCTATCATTATCATATAGAAAAATGTCTTCCTTCACGAATAAAAATCAAGTAGAAAGAAAGGACTGGCGCTGATGCACTTGTTATTTGTCGAGACGAATACAACAGGTACTGGTACAAAGGCGATGAAAATCGCTAAACAACTAGGTTATAAAATCCATTTTTGGACGATGGATTTAGAACAATATGAGTCCATGACAGATGACCATCCGCTGAATTTTGCTGATCAAGTCGTTATTATCGATACGTATGATACGGAGCGGATGAAAGAAGAACTGGTACGGTCTGAGGTGAATTTTTCCGGAATTCTCGCTTTTGATGACTACCACTTGATTCCAGTTGGTGAATTAGCGAGTTATTTGAGAGTGAAGGGGCATGATATCGAAGCATTGAAAAGGGCACGTTATAAACATATAACGAGAACTTATCTAGAAAGCCAATTTTTTAGCGAGTTTTTGCAACCTGCTTTCCATATCATCCATCATCCTGACGAAATCATAAATTTGGAGATCTCGTTTCCCTGTGTCATCAAACCTGTCGATGATAGTGGAAGTAATGGCGTGACGATTTGTCAAAATCGTCGTGATTTAGAACTGTCCCTACGTCGTGAATGGCAAAGACAGCGTAATGAACGTGGATATGTACTAGAAAGGAAATGGCTGATTGAGGAATGGATTGAAGGTCAAGAATTTTCAGCTGAAATGTTATATACGACTGATGGATGGAAATTAATATCCGTTACGAAGAAAGAAACGTACGGTTCCCACGCCGTTGAATGCGGACATGTAACGGGTCTGAAATTAAATCCTTTTTATGATTTGGAAGAAAGATGCAAAAGGCTACTGAACCTATTGGGATTGAACTATGGAGCAGCACATATAGAATTTTTTGTTCGCGGAAACAACTTATATTTGGTTGAAGTCAACCCTAGACTAGCGGGTGACTGCATCCCCGAATTAGTAGAATTCGCTACAGGGGTGGATATGGTTAGACATGTTGTTTTACAATCAATCGGGACAAATGAAGAGGTAACGATCACTAGACAACGCTATGCCGCCGTTAAGTTTATCCTGCCTGTTGAGCAGGGGATATATCAAATGGTTAGGGGGATGGAGGAAGCGCAAAAAGTAGCGGGAGTAAAAAGGATCAGTATAGGAAAGCTGCCTTTTAAGGCGAATGAAATTAAAAGCAGCTACCAAAGATTAGGGTTTGTCATAGCAGAAGGAGATAGTAAGGAAAACACAATCGCTTCGATACAAGAAGCGATGGATTTATTAGAATGGGGGATTGTACATGAATAAATACATCATCATTTTAGGGGCAAGTCGTTACGGAGCGGAAGCAGCGTCTAAATGTGGATTGAGGCCAATTATTGTGGCGGATCAACATTCAAGCATTGACAAGGAAATAGCACAGTGGGCTAAAGCTGTATTTTATGTTCGTGACATTGCGGAGAAAACAGAGGTATTTTGTATTGTTGAGAAAATTATTAATTTATATCAAACAGTAGAGTTCGTTGTAAGTTTTACAGAATTAGGGTTAGAGACAGCTGCTTATATTAGTGAAAGGCTACAATTGCCGACAAATTCACTCGAAACAGTCGTGAGTACGAGGAATAAAGGATTGATGCGCCAGATTTTGTGGAGGGATCCGGAATTACGATTAGACGTTGTGAGTGGCAAAGTATCTGATCTTCCTAAGCAGTTCCCATATTCAAGATCGGCCATCATCAAACCACTTGACGGATTTGGAAGTAAAGAGGTTGATTATATTTTAAATCAACAGGAGTGGGAAAAATGGTTAAAGAGAAATCAAGATCATCCTCACGGGTGGATCTTGGAGCCATATATTAAAGGCCCAGAATATAGTGTGGAGACGGTATCTTGGAGAGGAACGCATTTCATTTTAGGAATAACGGAAAAACAAACAACCGACAAGCCTCACTTTATTGAGACTGGGCATATGGTACCAGCGAGACTGGAACAAGAGAAAGTCAAACGAATTGAACAAGTAGTGATAAAAGCGTTGCAGTTGTTGAATGTCCAATATGGGCCGGGGCATATTGAGGTCAAATGGGATGAGGAAGAAAATAGACCAGTGGTGATTGAAATGCATACGAGACCGGGCGGAGATTTTATTCCTTATTTACATCAATTAGCGTCTGGTTTTAATCAGTATGAGTTAGGAATTTTATCTTATATGAACCAAATGCCGCCCGATGTAAAACCGATTTATAAAAAAGCAAGCCTTGTCCAGTTCTTTATGCTTCCAGAGGGCAGATTGCGACAAATCTTCTTTGATAAAGAAGTCAAACGAGAATATATCCGAGATTGGGCTATCTACTACCAAATAGGGGATTACATAAAGAAAGCGGTGGACTCTTATACGCGCTCCGGTCATGTGATTGTTTGTGCGTCGACAGTTGAAGAATGCCAGCGGTTATGCGACAATTTTGTTGAACATCTGAATTATCAAGTTGTTCAAGAATAAAAACAGAAAGCATGGGATGTCAAATGGCTGTATACACAATGGAAGAAGTAAATCATCATTGTAAAGTAGAACTATCGACCTCTTCTCTATTTGAAATGATGGCATGTTTAAGAAAGTGCTACGTTTCATCGGGAAAAATGGGGGATGAGACTCATTTCCCGGTCGCGCGTTTTGAGAAGTTCTTTCAACGACATGAATCATTGCTGAAGAAGTTTTATGGTCGATATGAATATGGGGCGCAGCTGGCGGAATTTTTAGTTGATTTGCCTGCTCCACATACTTTTTCCAAACTCATGGAATATATCAGTCGTGTGTCCCCATATGAATTTTTGTATTATTTATTCGGTCGTTACTTGTTTGAAAAGGAGATCGAGATTTGTCTAACGCAAGCCGCTTCTCCGTTCGATGAAATCCGCTCGAAAATCACGTCGTTGGGCGGATTTGTGAACGCCGAACAGCTTGAATTTGCGCAGAACTATGAGCAAAATTTGCAGGAACTGACCTATCTTTGGGAACAGTTTTATCAGCAATGTTACATCCATGTTGAACCCATTTTGTCTCCTCTTTGGAGTCAAGCGAATGAGCGGTTGAGTGCAGAACTCGATGAGTTGGGAATTGAGAAAATCGTTCGAAAACTATTGTACGATTACCCAATCCCAGAACAGTTTCCGACGAAAGAGACAAAGTTAATCAAATTGTATCCCTCATATTTTGTGTCACCGAAATTTATTTTAGTTTGGGGCCTCGGGGAACTTCATATTATTTATGATATGAGACATTGTATGAATGAAAAGAAGCTCTCCTTAAGTGGGGACCAGATGGGAATGAAATATGATGAAGGTCAGCTTCAGTATATTGCTGATATCTCCAAATCATTGTCCGAAATCGTTCGTATGAAGATGTTGTCGCTTATTGCAAATAAAGAAAAAATGAAGTCGCAAGAGATGGCAAACCAATTAAATATTACGACTGCTACCGTTTCAAGACATTTAAATCTTTTGAAACAAGCGAATCTCATTACGGAACAGAAAGAAAATGGCTATCATGTTTATGAGATTAACGAAAATGAGATACAAAAATATTGTTCTATGTTAAAAGAAACGCTATGTGTAAAAAAGAGGGGAAACGATAACTAAGTGTCGTTTGTCATTCGTTAATCCTCTTTATTTAACAAAATTCTTTTGCTGATTAATTAACAAGACAAACACAGGTGCTCTTATGCGCCTGTTTTTTCTTTTTATAGTAATGATAAAATTTTTCGCACGATTCGTAATTTATGGTAAAATAAATGTAGCTTCGTTGTTGAAAAAGGGGTGTATCGTTTGTGAAAATTATTTCTTGTCATGGATATGAATTGCAAAAAGCACAGCCGAATACGTCGGAAGATTTTTTTAACCGTTCGGAAGTAACGTTTGTTGACGATGATGGAACGGAGCGGACGTTGCATGTGTTATATGTTCGATATTTCGATGAGCGTTTTTCACAATGGACGCCGTATGAACAAGATCCTGTATTTCAAGCAGGTGGGAAAGACGTATATTTTAAAGACATTGTCGCGCTCGTCTGTTTGCTCGCCGATCCATCACTTCGGAAGCGAAAACGTGTATATATAAGTGAGGAAGAAGAGCTTCGTCGCTATTTTTCATCGATCGACTTTGCGAAATTGCCCGAAGTATTTGAGTCGCTTGCGAAACAACAAGCGTATACTGTGAAATCACCGCTTTTATTTATTGCGCAACCGTAAAGGAGGATGGAGATGGGGAATACTGTTGTTTTTAACCAAACGAAGCAAGTCGAGCAGTTGTTAAGCGGCATTGTAGAACAAATTACTCGTTATTTAAACGAAACGACGATTGAGCAAATGCAAGAAGAATGCGCAGGAGACCGCCATTATTATGAAGGGGTGCTTGCGGACTTACGCCGTTTAGCTGTATATGGTGAAGAAGGGATTGATGCATGTCGCATCGTCCTCCAAGAAGAACCGTTTCGGAAAGCCGCAGCAGAACAGGCGTTATATAAAATTTATCATTCATGTGTGGCGGAATTTTTTACACCAAAGCGCGATTTATGGTATGAAGATAGCCGCTCAGCGTATACAGGAAGACATTCAATTAAATTGAGACAACCTGCCCCTCCATCGTTACAACAATTGCTCCATGCGATTGAGGCTGATTTTCAAACAATGCGGGAAGAACTCGAATTTTATGAAACAGACTACCGAACAAAAATGATCCAATCGCAATAAGAAGCTGCGTGTGTCAGCTTCTTTTTTTGTTGCATATGATGTCGGAGGAGGTGTGGGTATGCAACGATATATTCATCATGTGCAAGTGTGGCTTGAGCGTGTAAAGCCATTTGTAGATGAAGAGGCGCTTGAGCGATTAAAGATGGAGCTTGAACGTGGAGATGTCGCGCGCATTCATAAACAAGTGACAAATATATATGAACAATTACAACGTAAGCGCGTACCGATCGGAGGACATATGTTACCTAAGTTACCGTATGCGTACAATGCATTAGAGCCGTATATCGCTGAAGAAATTATGCGTTTGCATCATGAAAAACATCATCAAAGCTACGTCGACGGATTGAACCGCGCGGAGAAAATGATGCAACAAGCGCGTGATAAAAATGATTATGCGTTATTAAAACATTGGGAGCGCGAAGCTGCGTTTCATGGATCGGGGCATTATTTACACACAATGTTTTGGAGCAATATGAAACCGCGTGGCGGTGGGCGTCCGGCTGGGGAGTTACTTCGACAAATCGAGCGCGATTTTGGCAGCTTCGAAGCGTTTCAACGACATTTTACGGAAGCGGCGAAGCAAGTGGAAGGAAGCGGATGGGCGCTTCTCGTTTGGTCACCGTTTGCAGGGAGATTAGAAATTTTACAGACGGAAAAACATCAAAACGGCACACAATGGACGACTGTTCCGATCCTTGTGTTAGATGTGTGGGAGCATGCATATTATTTGCAATACAAAAACGATCGCGCAACGTACGTTCAACAATGGTGGAACGTTGTCAATTGGGATGACATTCAACAGCGATTTATAAACGCAAAAGGCCGCGTCATGTAGCGGTCTTTTTGTCATACATCATGTACTTATGCATACACTTGTACAAAACGGACAAAGGGATGAGGGTGTATGCGACGGCAATGGTTTGTATGGGTGATCGTGCTTTGTTTTTTTTGTTCGCTTTTTCCGAATGAAGCGAAGGCGATGTCGGTGAGTGCCAAAAGCGCGATTTTAATGGAACAGACGACAGGACGGGTACTATTTGAAAAAGATGCGCATACAAAGCGGCGTATTGCGAGCATTACAAAAATTATGACGGCCATTTTAGCGATTGAATCAGGAAAATGGGAAGAGATTGTGACGGTAAGTGAACGGGCGGTTCGGACAGAAGGGTCTTCGATTTATTTAAAACCAGGCGAAAAAATTGCGCTCAAACATTTAGTATATGGATTGATGCTTCGTTCTGGAAACGATGCGGCGGTGGCGATCGCTGAGCATGTTGGCGGTAGCGTCGAAGGCTTCGTTTTTTTAATGAACAAAAAGGCTGCAGAAATCGGCATGACAAATACGGAATTTGCGAATCCACACGGGTTAGATGATGCGGAAAATCATTATTCCACCGCATATGACATGGCGTTACTGATGCGATATGCGATGCAAAACGAACAATTTCGTGAGGTGTCGGGAACGAAATTGTATCGCGCGCCAAATCCGACAGAAGAGTGGGACCGCGTTTGGCGTAATAAAAATAAACTGTTGACGCATTTGTACGAATATTGTACAGGGGGGAAAACAGGATATACGAAGCGAGCGAAGCGAACATTAGTGACAACCGCTTCAAAAGATGGGCTCGACCTCATTGCAGTGACGATTGACGCAGGCGATGATTGGAATGATCACATTGCAATGTATGAACATGGATTTGCGCACTATGAACTAGTGACCGTAAAAGCCGATGAAATCGTAGGACAGATTGAAAACCCATTTTATGATAATCATCTATTTGTTGCACGCGACTTTATATATCCAGTTACAAAAAAAGAAGAAGCGCTTATTCGTTTAGAGCGAAAATTACTTCGCCCGCAAGAACGATGGAAAGAAACAGGGGTGCCAGCGATTGTTGGAAAGGCTGAACTGTATATCGGAAACAAAAAGGTCGACGAAACGCCTATTTTTTATAAGCAACAAAAGAAAACACGTTCTTTTTTTGACTGGTTGTTAGGGGTGGGGAGCGATGGTTAATCTTATTTGGGTGGCGCTTTTGCTTATTGGGCTTTTGTTTGCGGGAATAAACGGAACGATGAAAGATGTGAACGAGGCGATGTTTCAAGGGGCGAAAGAGGCGGTGACGATTAGCATGGGTTTAATTAGCGTCCTCGTTTTTTGGCTCGGTTTAATGAAAATTGCTGAACAGTCTGGGCTACTTTCATTTTTTGCCCATTTGTTCCGCCCGATTGCAAAAAAAATTTTCCCGGAAGTGCCGCCTGACCATCCTGCGCTTGGGTATATATTATCAAATATGGTGGCAAACATGTTCGGGCTAGGGAATGCTGCGACGCCACTTGGCATTAAAGCGATGGAGCAATTAAAGCAACTAAACGGCCAAGCAGACGAACCGAGCCGTTCGATGATCACGTTTGTCGCTTTAAATACCGCAAGCGTTACGCTTATTCCCGCAACGGTCATATCGATTCGCATGACATATCAATCAGCTTCACCTGGAGAAATTATTGGCACGACATTTGTCGCTTCCCTTATTGCCACGATATCAGCGATTATGATTGACCGCGCGTTTTACATACGGAGGCGGAAAAAAGGAGGACTGTGATGCACGTTATTCAATTTTTATCGCTTTGGCTTATTCCTATTTTAATCGCTTGCATTTTGTTGCATGGAACGTACAAGCGTGTGCCGACGTATGAGGCGTTTGTTGAAGGGGGAAAAGAGGGAATTCAAATCGCTTTTTCTCTCATTCCGTATTTAGTCGGTATGCTCGTTGCTGTCTCCGTTTTTCGCGCTTCCGGTGCGCTTGATTTTTTTATTTCATATATAAAACCGTTCATCGTCCCGCTCGGACTGCCGTCTGAAGTCGTTCCGCTTGCGATCATCCGTCCGATTTCAGGAACGGCATCGCTCGGCATTGTGACGGACTTAATCGCAACATACGGACCAGATTCATTTATCGGGCGGTTAGCCTCCACGATCCAAGGAAGTACAGAAACAACGTTATACGTGCTGACCGTTTATTTTGGTGCTGTTGGCATTCGCAAAATGGGTGATGCTCTAAAAGTTGGCTTACTTGCCGATCTCGTTAGCTTTATCGTATCATTTCTTATTGTGTTATGGATGTTTGGAAAATGAAGCGTTTTAGAAACCTAAATGAAGTTTTTAAGGTATATCCAAATGCAAAAGCAGTAATTGGTGGAAACGGCTATAATAGAGAAAGCTGGGGAGATGATTTAAAAATATACATCGAAAAAATAGGTTTTGATCCCGTAAAGTCTATTGTTTTAGATGGATCTAATTCTACTTCGATGAGGGTGGTTAGGAATGAAAAGGTTTATTGGTATGGTTCACCTTCCCACGACACGTATATTGGTAACATGGGATCGACTGGTTTGAATAATATACAATAATGGTTAGATTGGATTGAGTGTAGGATATGATTACAAAATTTTGTTATCCTTTCTTTCCCTTCAAGCAAGAGAGGCTAGGAGAAAGTCGCATTCTGTGCGATTTTCTCCTTTCTTATTTTTGAACTCCTGTACTGAATGTGGTAAAACTATATAGTGAGGTGAATGAAATGGAACGATTACAAAAAGTAATTGCTCATGCCGGTGTGGCATCGCGAAGAAAGGCAGAGCAATTAATCGTCGAAGGAAAAGTGAAAGTAAATGGAAAAGTCGTAACAGAACTTGGGGTAAAAGTAAGCCCACAAGATCGCATTGAAGTAGACGGCATTCCCCTTGAGCGTGAAGAGCCGGTATATTATTTGTTGTACAAGCCACGTGGCGTCATTTCGAGCGTAAAAGATGAAAAGGGCAGAAAAGTAGTGACCGACTTTTTCAAACATGTAAACAAACGCATTTATCCGATCGGACGGCTAGATTACGATACGTCGGGGTTATTGTTGTTAACAAACGACGGGGAGTTTGCGAATTTATTAATGCATCCACGCTACGAAATTGAAAAAGTGTATATCGCAAAAGTAAAAGGAATACCTGCGCGCGAAAAAATAAAACAGCTTGAAAAAGGTGTGATGTTAGAAGACGGGATAACGGCACCAGCGAAAGCGAAAGTGTTATCGATCGATAAACGAAAACAAACAGCGATTGTTGAACTGCACATTCACGAAGGACGCAATCGTCAAGTGCGTCGCATGTTTGAAGCCATCGGTCATCCTGTATTGAAGTTAAAACGAGAACGCTACGCTTTTTTAGATTTAAAAGGGCTCAATCCTGGAGACTATCGCGAGCTATCACCGCATGAAGTGAAACAATTGCGCACGTTAGCGCTAGCTGGTTCGCCTTTTCCATCATAATTTTGTCACAATTTGTTCAAATCATTTTCATTATTTGTATAGTAGTAACTTGTATAATGAGGTTGATGAAAACGGTTTATAGGAGAGTTGGCGATGAAAGAAAAGCGATTTTGGCTTCGAACGATCATTTTAGCCATGATGCTTGCAGCTATTGGCTATACGATTTATTCCAATGTATTTGTTGACAAAAAGGCGATCCGAGTTGGTGATTCAGCGCCGGATTTCGTACTAACGGATTTAAACGGCAACAAAGTTCAACTATCTGATTACCGAGGAAAAGGTGTGTTTTTAAATTTTTGGGGAACTTGGTGTAAACCGTGTGAAAAAGAAATGCCATACATTAATAGACAATACGACGTATATAAAAATGAGGGAGTAGAAGTGATTGCGGTCAATGTTGGTGAGGCGAAAGTGACGGTACAAACATTCGTTGATCGCTTTCAGCTTACGTTCCCGATTGTGATTGATCAACAAGATCAAGTGATGAATGCATACGATATTAATCCATTGCCAACGACATTTTTAATCGACAAAGACGGAAAAATTGTAGATATCATCACAGGAACGATGACGGAAGAAGACGTGAAAAAACATATGGAGCGAATTAAGCCGTAAGGGGTTTTCAACATGGAACAAGTAAAATGTGAATGCGGACATGTTAATCCGATCGGAACGGTGCTTTGTGAAGCGTGTGGCAAGCCGTTTGAAGAAGTGCCAACGTTATTAGATATGCGCTATGAAGGGAGCGCACGCCGTTCGCAAACGTACAACAAAACGATCATCGATAAAATTTGGAACTTTTTTTCATCTGTCAAAGTTGGGGTTTGGCTCATTGTAATTACGCTAATTGCTTCCGCGATTGGCACGATTTATCCGCAACAAATGTATATTCCGCCAACGGTATCTCCAGCTGAATATTATGAACAACAATACGGTTGGCTCGGAAAATGGTATTATGCGCTCGGCTTCCATGACTTATATAGTTCATGGTGGTATATGCTGCTTATTGCACTCATTGGTGTATCGCTTGTCATTTGTAGTTTAGACCGTGTCGTGCCACTGTATCGTGCGTTAAACAATCAACGGGTGACGCGCAATGAACAATTTTTGCAGCGCCAACGGCTATTTAGTCGCTCACAGGTAACAAATGATGAAGAGGCGTTGCCAAGCGTCATGGACAAGCTAACAAAACGAGGGTATCGTGTTCGTGAAGAAAACGGAAACATTTTAGCAGAAAAAGGACGTTTTTCCCGTTGGGGGCCGTATGTGAATCATATAGGACTTATCATTTTTCTCATCGGTGCGATGCTTCGCTTCGTTCCAGGC
It encodes:
- a CDS encoding spore maturation protein: MVNLIWVALLLIGLLFAGINGTMKDVNEAMFQGAKEAVTISMGLISVLVFWLGLMKIAEQSGLLSFFAHLFRPIAKKIFPEVPPDHPALGYILSNMVANMFGLGNAATPLGIKAMEQLKQLNGQADEPSRSMITFVALNTASVTLIPATVISIRMTYQSASPGEIIGTTFVASLIATISAIMIDRAFYIRRRKKGGL
- a CDS encoding transcriptional regulator codes for the protein MAVYTMEEVNHHCKVELSTSSLFEMMACLRKCYVSSGKMGDETHFPVARFEKFFQRHESLLKKFYGRYEYGAQLAEFLVDLPAPHTFSKLMEYISRVSPYEFLYYLFGRYLFEKEIEICLTQAASPFDEIRSKITSLGGFVNAEQLEFAQNYEQNLQELTYLWEQFYQQCYIHVEPILSPLWSQANERLSAELDELGIEKIVRKLLYDYPIPEQFPTKETKLIKLYPSYFVSPKFILVWGLGELHIIYDMRHCMNEKKLSLSGDQMGMKYDEGQLQYIADISKSLSEIVRMKMLSLIANKEKMKSQEMANQLNITTATVSRHLNLLKQANLITEQKENGYHVYEINENEIQKYCSMLKETLCVKKRGNDN
- a CDS encoding thiol-disulfide oxidoreductase (catalyzes the reduction of the disulfide bonds in the heme binding site of apocytochrome c), with the protein product MKEKRFWLRTIILAMMLAAIGYTIYSNVFVDKKAIRVGDSAPDFVLTDLNGNKVQLSDYRGKGVFLNFWGTWCKPCEKEMPYINRQYDVYKNEGVEVIAVNVGEAKVTVQTFVDRFQLTFPIVIDQQDQVMNAYDINPLPTTFLIDKDGKIVDIITGTMTEEDVKKHMERIKP
- a CDS encoding D-alanyl-D-alanine carboxypeptidase, whose amino-acid sequence is MRRQWFVWVIVLCFFCSLFPNEAKAMSVSAKSAILMEQTTGRVLFEKDAHTKRRIASITKIMTAILAIESGKWEEIVTVSERAVRTEGSSIYLKPGEKIALKHLVYGLMLRSGNDAAVAIAEHVGGSVEGFVFLMNKKAAEIGMTNTEFANPHGLDDAENHYSTAYDMALLMRYAMQNEQFREVSGTKLYRAPNPTEEWDRVWRNKNKLLTHLYEYCTGGKTGYTKRAKRTLVTTASKDGLDLIAVTIDAGDDWNDHIAMYEHGFAHYELVTVKADEIVGQIENPFYDNHLFVARDFIYPVTKKEEALIRLERKLLRPQERWKETGVPAIVGKAELYIGNKKVDETPIFYKQQKKTRSFFDWLLGVGSDG
- a CDS encoding phosphoribosylglycinamide formyltransferase, whose amino-acid sequence is MMHLLFVETNTTGTGTKAMKIAKQLGYKIHFWTMDLEQYESMTDDHPLNFADQVVIIDTYDTERMKEELVRSEVNFSGILAFDDYHLIPVGELASYLRVKGHDIEALKRARYKHITRTYLESQFFSEFLQPAFHIIHHPDEIINLEISFPCVIKPVDDSGSNGVTICQNRRDLELSLRREWQRQRNERGYVLERKWLIEEWIEGQEFSAEMLYTTDGWKLISVTKKETYGSHAVECGHVTGLKLNPFYDLEERCKRLLNLLGLNYGAAHIEFFVRGNNLYLVEVNPRLAGDCIPELVEFATGVDMVRHVVLQSIGTNEEVTITRQRYAAVKFILPVEQGIYQMVRGMEEAQKVAGVKRISIGKLPFKANEIKSSYQRLGFVIAEGDSKENTIASIQEAMDLLEWGIVHE
- a CDS encoding spore maturation protein encodes the protein MHVIQFLSLWLIPILIACILLHGTYKRVPTYEAFVEGGKEGIQIAFSLIPYLVGMLVAVSVFRASGALDFFISYIKPFIVPLGLPSEVVPLAIIRPISGTASLGIVTDLIATYGPDSFIGRLASTIQGSTETTLYVLTVYFGAVGIRKMGDALKVGLLADLVSFIVSFLIVLWMFGK
- a CDS encoding superoxide dismutase, giving the protein MQRYIHHVQVWLERVKPFVDEEALERLKMELERGDVARIHKQVTNIYEQLQRKRVPIGGHMLPKLPYAYNALEPYIAEEIMRLHHEKHHQSYVDGLNRAEKMMQQARDKNDYALLKHWEREAAFHGSGHYLHTMFWSNMKPRGGGRPAGELLRQIERDFGSFEAFQRHFTEAAKQVEGSGWALLVWSPFAGRLEILQTEKHQNGTQWTTVPILVLDVWEHAYYLQYKNDRATYVQQWWNVVNWDDIQQRFINAKGRVM
- a CDS encoding pseudouridine synthase; this translates as MERLQKVIAHAGVASRRKAEQLIVEGKVKVNGKVVTELGVKVSPQDRIEVDGIPLEREEPVYYLLYKPRGVISSVKDEKGRKVVTDFFKHVNKRIYPIGRLDYDTSGLLLLTNDGEFANLLMHPRYEIEKVYIAKVKGIPAREKIKQLEKGVMLEDGITAPAKAKVLSIDKRKQTAIVELHIHEGRNRQVRRMFEAIGHPVLKLKRERYAFLDLKGLNPGDYRELSPHEVKQLRTLALAGSPFPS
- a CDS encoding ATP-dependent carboxylate-amine ligase, which produces MNKYIIILGASRYGAEAASKCGLRPIIVADQHSSIDKEIAQWAKAVFYVRDIAEKTEVFCIVEKIINLYQTVEFVVSFTELGLETAAYISERLQLPTNSLETVVSTRNKGLMRQILWRDPELRLDVVSGKVSDLPKQFPYSRSAIIKPLDGFGSKEVDYILNQQEWEKWLKRNQDHPHGWILEPYIKGPEYSVETVSWRGTHFILGITEKQTTDKPHFIETGHMVPARLEQEKVKRIEQVVIKALQLLNVQYGPGHIEVKWDEEENRPVVIEMHTRPGGDFIPYLHQLASGFNQYELGILSYMNQMPPDVKPIYKKASLVQFFMLPEGRLRQIFFDKEVKREYIRDWAIYYQIGDYIKKAVDSYTRSGHVIVCASTVEECQRLCDNFVEHLNYQVVQE